One Drosophila virilis strain 15010-1051.87 chromosome 5, Dvir_AGI_RSII-ME, whole genome shotgun sequence DNA window includes the following coding sequences:
- the LOC6625328 gene encoding uncharacterized protein, producing MNMNYNNIPYEANYTDDMVGMHQMSMPAGSMPMTMPMGMPMNMPVAGMNQMQLPMGNMPPMSMPMATAGPMSYPMQRTMMQSQPMNMLQQAQANQLAMSMSQLPPGAVTPLNSVSVMPVMGGGGGIDGGGMNVVVPDLQPLSAMSQMSPNTQMPHMHQGRMTGGSSAGNTNWMQGGNATQMMPNNMWNYAQSYQNMQQQHQQAQQQQQQQQQQQQQQQLQQQQLQQQHQQHHQQQQEQHQQHNHQQRMKSHYDYSNANNYRETRNGLNSPSMHDALRLRGSSGCISGKKVPQWR from the exons ATGAACATGAATTACAACAATATTCCATATGAAGCGAACTACACTGATGAT ATGGTGGGCATGCATCAGATGAGTATGCCGGCCGGATCCATGCCGATGACCATGCCGATGGGCATGCCAATGAACATGCCGGTGGCGGGCATGAACCAGATGCAATTACCTATGGGTAACATGCCTCCGATGTCTATGCCCATGGCTACCGCCGGTCCAATGTCTTATCCCATGCAACGCACTATGATGCAATCACAGCCGATGAACATGCTGCAACAGGCACAGGCCAATCAGTTGGCCATGTCGATGTCGCAGCTACCGCCTGGAGCTGTGACGCCCTTGAACAGTGTTTCCGTGATGCCAGTGATGGGTGGCGGGGGCGGTATCGATGGAGGTGGCATGAATGTTGTTGTGCCCGATCTACAGCCCTTGTCAGCCATGTCTCAAATGAGTCCAAATACTCAAATGCCGCACATGCATCAAGGCCGAATGACTGGCGGTTCATCTGCGGGAAATACGAATTGGATGCAGGGTGGCAACGCAACCCAAATGATGCCGAACAACATGTGGAACTATGCTCAAAGCTATCAgaacatgcagcagcagcatcagcaagcacaacagcagcagcagcagcagcagcaacaacaacaacagcagcagctacagcagcaacagctccagcagcagcatcagcaacatcatcaacagcaacaagaacagcacCAACAGCACAATCACCAGCAGCGTATGAAAAGCCACTATGATTATTCCAATGCCAACAACTACAGGGAGACTCGCAATGGATTGAA CTCGCCATCAATGCATGATGCATTGAGGTTAAGGGGTAGCAGTGGATGCATATCTG GAAAGAAGGTTCCGCAATGGCGTTAA
- the LOC6625327 gene encoding putative helicase MOV-10, with protein sequence MANLNFYNPSAAMLRAYMVNFNDQSLRENDTCFGEYLETRQLSFDNICSVLKKLLTIEDLSRMEDYTQLMQSNVSVMRVDSVHYEINLSQTEINAEDVLKPDVGELVLVPNASLLEMPLPNPLILAQMPHIHESLDPRDNKCRHVGSILKVDNSRVFFEYSKIDLMNLHKKWTIIFRSPRIPFRLMYHALDLLMVCRTERNYLFAIPNLVNRLHKSDYFEEFSLINTQIATNSEQLQAVKQIVNGPNPLAPYIVFGPPGTGKTTTIVEAILQLCLLRPESHIIVTAGSNSACDTVALKICELIDNNVRFSDQNKRVVLRVFSRKRYEQGLDNVDPLVVKYSNCVNSFRSFKNFNLKKYRIIVTTLCLVGLLALEDTDVQFTHVFIDEAAASTEPETLLGIVGVKNATCHIILSGDHKQLGPFIGSQRASSLGLGQSLLERLMLSRLYQLDESGNYDRTLQTRLRRNYRSHPEIVGLFNKLYYNDELMALAPPIKVNMAAKWKQLANAKFPILFHNIYGKACHKLNSKSRYNQQEAQVLSWYVRILLGRGIGGGLRVNQQDIGVITPYLAQCEVIKQILRERGLFDVDVGTVQRYQGREKPIIVVSLVSSYTNASFVTNPRLLNVIVSRAMSLLIIIGNPVSLGASKDFQYIINMCELHENVLGKKIDNKTSLQG encoded by the exons ATggctaatttgaatttttacaaTCCAAGCGCTGCCATGCTGCGAGCTTACATGGTAAATTTCAACGACCAAAGTTTAAGAGAAAATGATACTTGTTTCGGCGAATATCTGGAAACACGCCAATTGAGCTTTGACAATATCTGCTCTGTTCTTAAGAAGCTGCTCACCATTGAGGATTTGAGTAGAATGGAAGACTACACTCAACTAATGCAGTCGAATGTAAGCGTTATGAGAGTGGACAGCGTACATTATGAAATTAATCTAAGCCAAACTGAAATTAATGCCGAAGATGTCTTAAAACCCGACGTGGGCGAGTTGGTACTTGTGCCAAATGCAAGTCTGTTGGAAATGCCCTTGCCCAATCCGCTGATCTTGGCACAGATGCCGCATATACACGAGTCTCTCGATCCAAGAGATAATAAGTGCCGTCATGTGGGCAGCATTCTAAAAGTGGATAACTCAAGAGTTTTTTTTGAATACTCAAAAATAGATTTGAtgaatttgcacaaaaaatgGACCATTATCTTTAGATCCCCCCGCATTCCGTTTCGCCTAATGTACCACGCACTCGACCTGCTTATGGTGTGTCGCACAGAGCgaaattatttgtttgctaTTCCTAATTTAGTTAATCGGCTTCATAAGTCCGACTATTTTGAAGAGTTTTCTCTGATCAACACACAAATCGCCACAAATAGTGAACAGCTTCAGGCAGTGAAGCAGATAGTTAATGGACCTAACCCTCTGGCGCCATACATTGTATTTGGACCGCCAG GCACCGGAAAGACTACAACCATTGTGGAGGCCATTCTTCAATTGTGCCTTTTACGTCCGGAGAGTCATATAATTGTCACGGCGGGCTCTAATTCGGCCTGCGATACGGTAGCTTTGAAGATATGTGAATTAATTGACAATAATGTTAGATTTTCCGATCAAAACAAAAGAGTGGTCCTGCGTGTTTTCTCAAGGAAAAGATATGAACAAGGGCTCGATAATGTGGATCCCCTAGTGGTGAAATACTCCAATTGTGTAAATTCTTTCAGGTccttcaaaaattttaatttaaaaaaatataggaTCATTGTTACCACTTTGTGCCTAGTGGGCCTGTTGGCACTAGAGGATACAGATGTCCAATTTACGCATGTTTTCATTGATGAGGCGGCAGCATCTACTGAACCAGAGACACTGCTTGGCATCGTGGGCGTTAAGAATGCCACATGCCATATTATACTCTCCGGGGATCACAAGCAATTGGGCCCTTTCATTGGTAGCCAGCGTGCATCCAGTTTGGGCTTAGGCCAATCTCTTTTGGAGCGTCTGATGCTTAGCAGATTGTACCAGTTGGATGAAAGTGGCAACTATGACCGGACGCTACAAACGCGCTTGCGTCGCAACTATAGATCCCATCCGGAGATCGTGGGACTCTTTAATAAGCTCTATTACAATGATGAGCTCATGGCATTGGCCCCACCAATTAAAGTTAACATGGCCGCCAAATGGAAACAGCTGGCCAATGCCAAGTTTCCCATATTATTCCACAACATATACGGAAAAGCATGTCACAAGCTGAACTCGAAGAGCAGGTATAATCAGCAAGAGGCCCAGGTGCTTAGCTGGTACGTCAGAATTTTGCTAGGAAGAGGCATCGGCGGTGGCTTGCGAGTGAATCAGCAGGATATTGGCGTTATCACACCATACTTGGCACAGTGTGAGGTGATCAAGCAGATATTAAGAGAACGAGGTCTGTTCGATGTGGACGTGGGCACCGTTCAGCGCTACCAGGGACGTGAGAAACCCATTATTGTTGTCTCCTTGGTTTCTTCATATACCAACGCAAGCTTCGTAACTAATCCTCGACTACTAAATGTTATAGTCTCGCGAGCCATgtcattattaataataattggcAATCCGGTTAGTTTAGGTGCAAGTAAAGATTTTCAATACATCATCAACATGTGCGAGTTGCATGAAAACGTTTTGGGCAAGAAGATTGACAATAAAACAAGTTTGCAAgggtaa
- the ord gene encoding protein ORD isoform X1, which translates to MAEHIESNLLQILSLTIEDCLGCEKEYLKFSQVDNVHLLLYNLDKPNGTMPTSPLIVTPVGHALQLMCGMEYANAESLRRLPQLEIGKGSVGMTFKLERLGGISVQYDPDPDSDLDMEPSTSKQARERQDRRNQQKQQMRARRQMIYEVNVHRRFDDVHRLDSIKFQINLGDWREVSVAEFHNIFFVQPPHTSDLVRSVHQDCAINWLKIIQADASSYSNFRDGNPFDTFAKLLERPDDDQQKLLKRLANNFLVANETTRLTERRFLLHIFDQVRCIFEYITINEYTVWFFVPRLNRYTALDQVSVDDFDFRNVRTSIKLTRDETDCFWHRADHNIMDILLVAFQMALAHIARQSVLFLGQLEKLSEFVCLQYATASFMNSIHSKDASNSTKWFYLRYLHRIIELSETLGLVVFIEYPGAMTLLPENRQVIKCVQRRDMTTGVISWQVGEDVTKIAGSGIQRLKEAIDLK; encoded by the exons ATGGCTGAACACATCGAATCCAATTTGTTGCAAATTTTGTCG tTGACCATTGAAGATTGTCTGGGTTGCGAGAAggagtatttaaaattttcccAGGTGGACAATGTGCATCTATTGCTATACAATCTGGACAAGCCAAACGGAACAATGCCAACATCGCCACTTATAGTTACGCCCGTTGGCCATGCGCTTCAGCTGATGTGTGGCATGGAGTATGCCAACGCTGAGAGCTTGCGCCGCTTGCCACAGCTGGAAATTGGCAAGGGTAGTGTTGGGATGACTTTCAAGCTGGAACGCTTGGGCGGCATCAGTGTTCAGTATGATCCTGACCCAGACAGCGACTTGGACATGGAGCCAAGCACTTCGAAGCAGGCCAGAGAGCGCCAAGACCGTCGCAaccagcaaaagcagcaaatgCGCGCACGTCGCCAAATGATTTACGAGGTAAACGTGCACCGTCGCTTTGATGATGTGCATCGCTTGGATTCCATCAAGTTTCAGATCAACTTGGGTGATTGGCGTGAGGTGTCTGTCGCCGAGTTCCATAACATATTCTTTGTACAGCCGCCGCACACATCTGACCTGGTGCGCAGTGTGCATCAGGATTGTGCAATTAACTGGCTGAAAATCATCCAGGCTGATGCAAGCAGCTACAGCAACTTCAG AGATGGCAATCCGTTTGATACCTTTGCCAAACTTCTGGAGCGTCCGGACGATGACCAGCAGAAGCTTTTGAAAAGGCTAGCGAACAACTTTCTGGTGGCCAATGAGACAACTCGTCTCACCGAGCGCCGCTTTTTGCTGCATATTTTTGACCAAGTGCGTTGCATTTTCGAGTACATCACCATTAACGAGTACACCGTGTGGTTCTTTGTGCCACGCCTCAATCGCTATACAGCTTTGGATCAGGTG AGTGTTGATGACTTTGATTTTCGCAATGTGCGCACCAGCATCAAGTTAACACGCGATGAAACCGACTGTTTTTGGCATCGCGCTGATCATAACATAATGGACATACTGCTGGTGGCCTTTCAAATGGCACTGGCACATATTGCCCGGCAGTCGGTGCTGTTTTTGGGACAACTCGAGAAG CTTAGCGAGTTCGTTTGCTTGCAATACGCGACGGCCTCCTTTATGAACAGCATACATTCTAAAGATGCGTCCAATTCGACT AAATGGTTTTACTTGCGCTATTTGCATCGCATCATTGAGCTGTCCGAGACGTTGGGTCTGGTTGTCTTCATTGAATATCCGGGCGCTATGACGCTGCTGCCAGAGAATCGTCAGGTTATCAAATGTGTGCAGAGGCGCGATATGACAACTGGCGTCATCTCTTGGCAGGTGGGTGAGGATGTTACCAAAATAGCTGGCAGCGGTATTCAGCGTCTCAAAGAGGCCATCGATTTGAAGTGA
- the ord gene encoding protein ORD isoform X2 produces the protein MAEHIESNLLQILSLTIEDCLGCEKEYLKFSQVDNVHLLLYNLDKPNGTMPTSPLIVTPVGHALQLMCGMEYANAESLRRLPQLEIGKGSVGMTFKLERLGGISVQYDPDPDSDLDMEPSTSKQARERQDRRNQQKQQMRARRQMIYEVNVHRRFDDVHRLDSIKFQINLGDWREVSVAEFHNIFFVQPPHTSDLVRSVHQDCAINWLKIIQADASSYSNFRDGNPFDTFAKLLERPDDDQQKLLKRLANNFLVANETTRLTERRFLLHIFDQVRCIFEYITINEYTVWFFVPRLNRYTALDQVSVDDFDFRNVRTSIKLTRDETDCFWHRADHNIMDILLVAFQMALAHIARQSVLFLGQLEKKWFYLRYLHRIIELSETLGLVVFIEYPGAMTLLPENRQVIKCVQRRDMTTGVISWQVGEDVTKIAGSGIQRLKEAIDLK, from the exons ATGGCTGAACACATCGAATCCAATTTGTTGCAAATTTTGTCG tTGACCATTGAAGATTGTCTGGGTTGCGAGAAggagtatttaaaattttcccAGGTGGACAATGTGCATCTATTGCTATACAATCTGGACAAGCCAAACGGAACAATGCCAACATCGCCACTTATAGTTACGCCCGTTGGCCATGCGCTTCAGCTGATGTGTGGCATGGAGTATGCCAACGCTGAGAGCTTGCGCCGCTTGCCACAGCTGGAAATTGGCAAGGGTAGTGTTGGGATGACTTTCAAGCTGGAACGCTTGGGCGGCATCAGTGTTCAGTATGATCCTGACCCAGACAGCGACTTGGACATGGAGCCAAGCACTTCGAAGCAGGCCAGAGAGCGCCAAGACCGTCGCAaccagcaaaagcagcaaatgCGCGCACGTCGCCAAATGATTTACGAGGTAAACGTGCACCGTCGCTTTGATGATGTGCATCGCTTGGATTCCATCAAGTTTCAGATCAACTTGGGTGATTGGCGTGAGGTGTCTGTCGCCGAGTTCCATAACATATTCTTTGTACAGCCGCCGCACACATCTGACCTGGTGCGCAGTGTGCATCAGGATTGTGCAATTAACTGGCTGAAAATCATCCAGGCTGATGCAAGCAGCTACAGCAACTTCAG AGATGGCAATCCGTTTGATACCTTTGCCAAACTTCTGGAGCGTCCGGACGATGACCAGCAGAAGCTTTTGAAAAGGCTAGCGAACAACTTTCTGGTGGCCAATGAGACAACTCGTCTCACCGAGCGCCGCTTTTTGCTGCATATTTTTGACCAAGTGCGTTGCATTTTCGAGTACATCACCATTAACGAGTACACCGTGTGGTTCTTTGTGCCACGCCTCAATCGCTATACAGCTTTGGATCAGGTG AGTGTTGATGACTTTGATTTTCGCAATGTGCGCACCAGCATCAAGTTAACACGCGATGAAACCGACTGTTTTTGGCATCGCGCTGATCATAACATAATGGACATACTGCTGGTGGCCTTTCAAATGGCACTGGCACATATTGCCCGGCAGTCGGTGCTGTTTTTGGGACAACTCGAGAAG AAATGGTTTTACTTGCGCTATTTGCATCGCATCATTGAGCTGTCCGAGACGTTGGGTCTGGTTGTCTTCATTGAATATCCGGGCGCTATGACGCTGCTGCCAGAGAATCGTCAGGTTATCAAATGTGTGCAGAGGCGCGATATGACAACTGGCGTCATCTCTTGGCAGGTGGGTGAGGATGTTACCAAAATAGCTGGCAGCGGTATTCAGCGTCTCAAAGAGGCCATCGATTTGAAGTGA
- the LOC6625941 gene encoding protein Rae1 has protein sequence MMPQNSVDFEVCFPPSDSISALEFSPAPRNMLCAGSWDQTVRTWHVEMNGATTPNGFCKVNSPVLDVSWSDDSNKVYLSTAGREVHQWDLQSNQLTQIGTHDAGVRSCHWIKAANYACLMTGSWDKTLKFWDIRCPMPMLTLSLPDRCYDADVLYPMAAVACAGNIIMLYALDKIAMDYRHMESNLKQQTRCISIFRERQNQSGGFVVGGIEGRAAVHYFYGKESFAFKCHRSPCPMGIHNIYAVNDLKHHPVHQTLVTAGSDGVYTCWDTCSRNKIFSSSTKDQPLTKCCFSPDGQIFAYALGYDWAKGHEHFDPNKKPQIFLHPCFDEMKTR, from the exons ATGATGCCCCAAAATTCAGTGGACTTTGAAGTGTGCTTTCCGCCCAGCGATTCTATTTCCGCACTGGAATTTAGCCCAGCACCAAGGAATATGCTATGCGCCGGCAGTTGGGATCAGACGGTACGCACCTGGCATGTGGAAATGAACGGAGCAACAACTCCAAATGGTTTCTGCAAAGTCAATTCACCCGTTTTGGATGTGAGCTGGAGCGATGATAGCAACAAGGTGTATCTGTCCACGGCGGGACGTGAGGTACACCAATGGGATTTGCAGTCGAACCAACTGACCCAGATAGGCACACATGACGCAGGCGTGCGTAGCTGCCATTGGATCAAGGCAGCCAATTATGCCTGTCTAATGACTGGCTCGTGGGACAAGACCCTCAAA TTCTGGGACATACGCTGCCCAATGCCGATGCTGACGCTGAGTCTGCCCGATCGCTGTTACGACGCCGATGTTCTTTATCCGATGGCCGCTGTGGCCTGTGCTGgtaacatcataatgctctacGCCCTGGACAAGATTGCAATGGATTACAGGCATATGGAGAGTAATTTGAAGCAGCAGACGCGTTGCATTAGCATTTTTAGGGAAAGACAAAATCAGTCCGGAGGCTTCGTTGTTGGCGGTATTGAGGGCCGTGCGGCTGTGCATTATTTTTACGGCAAGGAATCATTTGCCTTCAAGTGTCATCGTTCCCCCTGTCCCATGGGCATACATAATATCTATGCAGTGAATGACCTTAAGCATCATCCTGTGCACCAGACCCTGGTCACGGCCGGCTCCGATGGCGTCTATACATGCTGGGACACGTGCTCGCGCAACAAGATATTCTCCAGCAGCACCAAGGATCAGCCATTGACCAAATGTTGCTTTAGTCCGGATGGTCAAATATTTGCCTATGCTCTCGGTTACGACTGGGCCAAGGGACACGAGCACTTTGATCCTAACAAGAAGCCGCAGATCTTTTTACATCCCTGCTTTGATGAAATGAAGACAAGGTAG